In a single window of the Salvelinus fontinalis isolate EN_2023a unplaced genomic scaffold, ASM2944872v1 scaffold_0023, whole genome shotgun sequence genome:
- the LOC129842224 gene encoding B-cell receptor CD22-like yields MALRTAGSVLVVFLWSVAVVLGQDGWSVTYTTQSICALKGSTVNMSCSYTYPSGTVTTTLWFTKIDAEGNPVSLSDDPDYKGHVTYHRDNKNNCTLTITDLRESDAATYWFRFITDQTGGKYSGDPGITLSVTDVQVKVTPYSQISKWKTLTCSTTNCPLTGNPPYIWYKNGQIVTENTSPYSVLPNAVDSYYCAVKGHEDLSSPAVYKPKNTSVSVSPSGEIVEGSSVNLTCSSDANPPVQSYTWWYKKNGGDYQSMTGPQHVFNQIQSSDSGEYYCESQNEMGTDRSRTINMDVKYGPKNNSVSVSPSGEIVEDSSVTLTCSSDANPPVDKYIWYKKNGSSLTGSEKTYNFTTISSGDRGEYYCEAENKYGRLNSSSVSVDVQYGPKDTSVSVSPSGGIVEGSSVILTCSSDANPPVDKYTWYFQNETFLNGFGEIYNISNFQSKDNGHYHCEAWNRRGSRNSTALMIFLPEKQTSEIIVVVLVVILCLVCCMSLRKCTGGCDSTANTQSPS; encoded by the exons ATGGCCTTGAGAACAGCAGGAAGTGTGTTGGTGGTCTTTCTCTGGTCTGTAGCAG TGGTACTGGGTCAGGATGGCTGGAGTGTGACATACACCACTCAGAGTATCTGTGCCTTGAAGGGGTCAACAGTGAACATGTCCTGCTCTTACACATATCCCAGTGGTACAGTCACAACAACCCTCTGGTTCACTAAAATTGATGCTGAGGGGAATCCTGTTAGTCTGAGTGATGACCCAGACTATAAAGGTCATGTGACGTATCATAGAGATAACAAGAATAACTGCACTCTGACaatcacagacctgagagagagtgaCGCAGCTACGTACTGGTTCAGATTTATAACAGATCAGACTGGAGGGAAATATTCTGGTGATCCTGgaatcactctgtctgtcacag ATGTGCAGGTGAAGGTGACTCCTTATTCACAGATTTCAAAATGGaagacactgacctgtagcaccaccAACTGTCCTCTGACGGGTAACCCCCcctacatctggtacaagaacggaCAGATAGTAACTGAGAATACTTCCCCCTATTCAGTCCTCCCTAATGCTGTAGACAGCTACTACTGTGCTGTAAAAGGCCATGAGGATCTCAGctctcctgcagtgt ATAAACCAAAGAacacctcagtgtcagtcagtccctctggtgaaatagtggagggcagttcagtgaatctgacctgcagcagtgatgccaacccacctgtgCAGAGTTACACCTGGTGGTACAAGAAGAATGGAGGTGACTATCAGAGTATGACAGGACCACAGCATGTCTTCAATCAAATCCAGTCATCTGACAGTGGAGAGTACTACTGTGAGTCCCAGAATGAGATGGGGACAGACAGGTCTAGGACCATAAACATGGATGTGAAGT ATGGCCCAAAGAACAactcagtgtcagtcagtccctctggtgaaatagtggaggacagttcagtgactctgacctgcagcagtgatgccaacccacctgtggacAAATACATCTGGTACAAGAAGAATGGATCTTCACTGACAGGATCTGAAAAGACATACAATTTCACGACCATCAGCTCTGGGGACAGAGGAGAATACTACTGTGAGGCTGAGAATAAATATGGACGTCTCAATTCTTCTTCTGTGTCTGTGGACGTTCAAT ATGGCCCAAAGGacacctcagtgtcagtcagtccctctggtggaatagtggagggcagttcagtaattctgacctgcagcagtgatgccaacccacctgtggacAAATACACCTGGTACTTTCAAAATGAGACTTTTCTAAATGGATTTGGAGAGATCTACAACATAAGTAACTTCCAGTCTAAGGACAATGGACATTACCACTGTGAGGCCTGGAATAGAAGAGGATCTAGGAACTCTACAGCTCTGATGATCTTTTTACCAG AGAAACAAACATCAGAAATCATAGTGGTTGTTCTGGTTGTCATCCTCTGTCTCGTTTGCTGCATGTCGCTCAG GAAATGCACAGGAGGATGTGATTCCACAGCAAACACACAG AGTCCATCCTAA
- the LOC129842223 gene encoding uncharacterized protein LOC129842223, producing the protein MALRTAGRVLVVFLWSVAVVLGQNGWSVTYTTQSICTLKGSTVELSCSYTYPSGTVTTTFWFTKYDAEENYVSLSDDPDYKGRVTYRKDEENGHTLSITDLRESDSATYKFRFTDQTGGWKYTGIPGVTLSVTGLQVKVTGGHQDKTLTCITTCTLTDNPTYIWYKNRHKVKEDTSSLYSDSFSDADSYSCAVKGHEDLHSPAVCEC; encoded by the exons ATGGCCTTGAGAACAgcaggaagagtgttggtggtctTTCTCTGGTCTGTAGCAG TTGTACTGGGTCAGAATGGATGGAGTGTGACTTACACCACTCAGAGTATCTGTACCTTGAAggggtcaacagtagagctgtcCTGCTCTTACACATATCCCAGTGGTACAGTCACAACAACCTTCTGGTTCACTAAATATGATGCTGAGGAGAATTATGTGAGTCTGAGTGATGACCCAGACTACAAAGGACGTGTGACGTATCGTAAGGACGAAGAGAATGGTCACACCCTGTCaatcacagacctgagagagagtgaCTCAGCTACATACAAGTTCAGATTTACAGATCAGACTGGAGGATGGAAATATACTGGCATTCCTGGAGTCACTCTGTCGGTCACAG gtcttcagGTGAAGGTGACTGGTGGACATCAGGATAAGACACTGACCTGtatcaccacctgtactctgactgacaaccccacctacatctggtacaagaacaGACACAAAGTAAAGGAGGACACTTCCAGCCTGTACTCAGACTCCTTTAGTGATGCAGACAgttactcctgtgctgtaaaAGGGCATGAGGATCTCCactctcctgcagtgtgtgagtGTTGA